A part of Vulpes lagopus strain Blue_001 chromosome 4, ASM1834538v1, whole genome shotgun sequence genomic DNA contains:
- the NKX6-3 gene encoding homeobox protein Nkx-6.3, translated as MESNLQGTFLLNNTPLAQFSEMKAPVCQYSVQNSFYKLSPPGLGPQLAAGTPHGITDILSRPAATPNSSLLSSYPHVAGFGGLGSQGVYYGPQVGNFPKAASEYPPRTRNCWADTGQDWRAGRQCSNTPDPLSDSIHKKKHTRPTFTGHQIFALEKTFEQTKYLAGPERARLAYSLGMTESQVKVWFQNRRTKWRKKSALEPSSSTPRAAGGGGGERAASETEDDEYNKPLDPDSDDEKIRLLLRKHRAAFSVLGLGAHSV; from the exons ATGGAGTCCAACCTGCAGGGGACGTTCCTGCTGAACAACACGCCGCTGGCTCAGTTCTCGGAGATGAAGGCCCCCGTGTGCCAGTACTCCGTGCAGAACTCCTTCTACAAGCTCAGCCCCCCGGGGCTGGGCCCCCAGCTGGCCGCCGGGACCCCCCACGGGATCACGGACATCCTGAGCAGGCCTGCGGCCACCCCGAACAGCAGCCTCCTCTCCAGCTACCCCCACGTGGCGGGCTTTGGCGGACTGGGCTCCCAGGGCGTCTACTACGGACCCCAGGTGGGGAACTTCCCCAAGGCCGCCAGCGAGTACCCGCCCCGGACCCGGAACTGCTGGGCGGACACGGGCCAGGACTGGCGAGCCGGGCGGCAGTGCAGCAACA CCCCGGATCCCCTGAGCGACAGCATCCACAAGAAAAAGCACACCCGGCCCACCTTCACGGGACACCAGATCTTTGCCCTGGAGAAGACCTTTGAGCAGACCAAGTACTTGGCCGGCCCTGAGAGGGCACGGCTGGCCTACTCGCTGGGGATGACGGAGTCGCAGGTCAAG gtgtGGTTCCAGAACCGACGGACCAAGTGGCGCAAGAAGAGCGCCCTGGAGCCGTCGTCCTCCACGCctcgggcggcgggcggcggcggcggggagcgcgcggCCTCGGAGACCGAGGACGACGAGTACAACAAGCCGCTCGACCCCGACTCGGACGACGAGAAGATCCGCCTGCTGCTCCGCAAGCACCGCGCCGCCTTCTCGGTGCTCGGCCTGGGCGCGCACAGCGTCTGA
- the ANK1 gene encoding ankyrin-1 isoform X13 produces MWTFITQLLVTLVLLGFFLVSCQNVMHIVKGSLCFVLKHIHQELDKELGESEGVSDDEETISTRVVRRRVFLKGNEFQNIPEEQVTEEQFTDEQGNIVTKKIIRKVVRQIDSSGADDTQEHEEVIAEGPLEDPSEVDADTDSFMKLAQVELRGSSLQPDLIESRKGAQIVKRASLKRGKQ; encoded by the exons ATGTGGACTTTCATCACCCAGCTTCTGGTCACCCTGGTGCTCCTGGGCTTCTTTCTGGTCAGCTGTCAGAACGTGATGCACATTGTCAAGGGCTCCCTGTGCTTTGTGCTGAAGCACATCCATCAGGAGCTGGACAAGGAGCTGGGGGAGAGCGAGGGCGTGAGTGACGATGAGGAGACCATCTCCACCAGGGTGGTCCGGCGTCGGGTTTTCCTGAAG GGGAATGAGTTTCAGAATATTCCAGAGGAGCAGGTGACAGAGGAACAATTCACAGATGAGCAGGGCAACATCGTCACCAAGAAG aTCATTCGCAAAGTTGTTCGGCAGATAGACTCGTCCGGTGCCGATGACACCCAGGAGCACGAAGAGGTGATTGCTGAGGGGCCCCTGGAGGACCCCAGTGAGGTGGATGCTGATACTGATTCCTTTATGAAACTCGCCCAG GTGGAGCTGAGAGGGAGTAGCCTGCAGCCGGATCTCATAGAGAGCAGGAAGGGGGCTCAAATAGTGAAGCGGGCCAGCCTGAAAAGGGGGAAGCAGTGA
- the ANK1 gene encoding ankyrin-1 isoform X14: protein MWTFITQLLVTLVLLGFFLVSCQNVMHIVKGSLCFVLKHIHQELDKELGESEGVSDDEETISTRVVRRRVFLKGNEFQNIPEEQVTEEQFTDEQGNIVTKKIIRKVVRQIDSSGADDTQEHEEVIAEGPLEDPSEVDADTDSFMKLAQDHTSTPKP from the exons ATGTGGACTTTCATCACCCAGCTTCTGGTCACCCTGGTGCTCCTGGGCTTCTTTCTGGTCAGCTGTCAGAACGTGATGCACATTGTCAAGGGCTCCCTGTGCTTTGTGCTGAAGCACATCCATCAGGAGCTGGACAAGGAGCTGGGGGAGAGCGAGGGCGTGAGTGACGATGAGGAGACCATCTCCACCAGGGTGGTCCGGCGTCGGGTTTTCCTGAAG GGGAATGAGTTTCAGAATATTCCAGAGGAGCAGGTGACAGAGGAACAATTCACAGATGAGCAGGGCAACATCGTCACCAAGAAG aTCATTCGCAAAGTTGTTCGGCAGATAGACTCGTCCGGTGCCGATGACACCCAGGAGCACGAAGAGGTGATTGCTGAGGGGCCCCTGGAGGACCCCAGTGAGGTGGATGCTGATACTGATTCCTTTATGAAACTCGCCCAG GATCACACCTCGACACCCAAACCCTGA
- the ANK1 gene encoding ankyrin-1 isoform X15: protein MWTFITQLLVTLVLLGFFLVSCQNVMHIVKGSLCFVLKHIHQELDKELGESEGVSDDEETISTRVVRRRVFLKGNEFQNIPEEQVTEEQFTDEQGNIVTKKIIRKVVRQIDSSGADDTQEHEEVELRGSSLQPDLIESRKGAQIVKRASLKRGKQ from the exons ATGTGGACTTTCATCACCCAGCTTCTGGTCACCCTGGTGCTCCTGGGCTTCTTTCTGGTCAGCTGTCAGAACGTGATGCACATTGTCAAGGGCTCCCTGTGCTTTGTGCTGAAGCACATCCATCAGGAGCTGGACAAGGAGCTGGGGGAGAGCGAGGGCGTGAGTGACGATGAGGAGACCATCTCCACCAGGGTGGTCCGGCGTCGGGTTTTCCTGAAG GGGAATGAGTTTCAGAATATTCCAGAGGAGCAGGTGACAGAGGAACAATTCACAGATGAGCAGGGCAACATCGTCACCAAGAAG aTCATTCGCAAAGTTGTTCGGCAGATAGACTCGTCCGGTGCCGATGACACCCAGGAGCACGAAGAG GTGGAGCTGAGAGGGAGTAGCCTGCAGCCGGATCTCATAGAGAGCAGGAAGGGGGCTCAAATAGTGAAGCGGGCCAGCCTGAAAAGGGGGAAGCAGTGA